The following coding sequences lie in one Cinclus cinclus chromosome 15, bCinCin1.1, whole genome shotgun sequence genomic window:
- the DKC1 gene encoding H/ACA ribonucleoprotein complex subunit DKC1: protein MADGDGSSAKKRRKKEKRALADDDVADIQHTEDFLIKPESRVAQLDTSQWPLLLKNFDKLNVRTAHYTPLPSGANPLKREISDYVRSGFINLDKPSNPSSHEVVAWIRRILRVEKTGHSGTLDPKVTGCLIVCIERATRLVKSQQGAGKEYVGIVRLHNAIESEAQLARAIETLTGALFQRPPLIAAVKRQLRVRTIYESKLVEYDPERRLGIFWVSCEAGTYIRTLCVHLGLLLGVGGQMQELRRVRSGILGETDNMVTMHDVLDAQWQYDNNKDDSYLRRVILPLEKLLTSHKRLVMKDSAVNAICYGAKIMLPGVLRYEDGIELNQEIVVITTKGEAICLAIALMTTAVISTCDHGIVAKIKRVIMERDTYPRKWGLGPKASQKKMMIQKGLLDKHGKPNESTPESWRREYVDYRDTSRKEEAAADYQAVSEDRAAKRKRDSESENEEAVTPPSTPPPEELSRKEKKKKKKEKKAREAAESGGEQIERTSETSSKKKKKKQKEVEESSD from the exons ATGGCGGACGGGGACG GTTCCAGCGCGAAGAAGCGGCggaagaaggagaagagggCGCTTGCCGATGATGATGTAGCG GACATTCAGCACACCGAGGATTTCCTCATCAAGCCCGAGTCCCGGGTGGCCCAGCTGGACACGTCGCAGTGGCCCTTGCTGCTGAAG AACTTTGACAAGTTAAATGTGAGGACAGCACACTACACACCTCTTCCTTCCGGTGCTAATCCCCTGAAGAGAGAGATTTCTGACTATGTTAG GTCTGGCTTTATTAACCTCGACAAGCCCTCCAATCCATCCTCTCATGAGGTGGTTGCGTGGATCCGGCGCATCCTGCGAGTGGAGAAGACAGGGCACAGTGGCACCCTGGATCCCAAGGTGACTGGGTGCCTCATTGTGTGCATCGAGAGGGCGACACGACTGGTCAAATCTCAGCAGGGCGCAG GCAAAGAGTATGTGGGAATTGTTCGGCTGCACAATGCCATTGAAAGTGAGGCTCAGCTGGCCAGG GCCATAGAAACCCTGACAGGTGCCCTGTTCCAGCGGCCACCTCTCATTGCTGCTGTCAAACGACAGCTGAGAGTCAGAACCATCTACGAGAGCAAGCTGGTGGAGTATGATCCTGAGAGAAGATTAG GTATCTTCTGGGTGAGCTGTGAAGCAGGCACATACATCCGAACCCTCTGTGTCCACCTGGGCTTGCTGCTGGGTGTGGGGGGCCAGATGCAAGAGCTCCGCAGAGTCCGCTCAGGCATCCTGGGAGAGACG GACAACATGGTGACCATGCATGATGTGCTGGACGCTCAGTGGCAGTATGACAACAACAAGGATGACAGCTACCTGCGAAGGGTCATCctgcccctggagaagctgctgaCTTCCCACAAGAGGCTCGTAATGAAAGACAGTGCG GTTAATGCCATTTGCTATGGAGCCAAGATCATGCTGCCTGGTGTTCTGCGATATGAGGATGGAATTGAGCTTAATCAGGAGATTGTTGTCATCACTACAAAAGGAGAAGCCATCTGCCTAG CCATTGCCTTGATGACTACAGCAGTCATTTCTACGTGTGACCATGGCATTGTAGCAAAGATCAAGAGAGTGATCATGGAGAGAGACACATATCCCCGGAAATGGGGGCTGGGTCCCAAG GCCAGTCAGAAGAAGATGATGATCCAGAAGGGTCTGCTGGATAAGCATGGAAAGCCCAATGAGAGCACACCAGAGTCCTGGAGGAGGGAATATGTGGATTACAG gGATACTTCCAGAAAAGAAGAAGCAGCTGCTGATTACCAAGCTGTTTCAGAGGACAGGGCTGCAAAA AGAAAGCGAGACTCAGAGAGTGAAAATGAGGAAGCTGTGACCCCACCGTCCACCCCACCAccagaggagctgagcagaaaggaaaagaaaaagaagaagaaagagaagaaggcCAGAGAGGCAGCTGAGAGTGGGGGAGAACAAATAGAGAGG ACCAGTGAGACcagcagcaagaaaaagaagaagaaacaaaaggaagtaGAAGAGAGCTCGGACTAA
- the LOC134049911 gene encoding 40-kDa huntingtin-associated protein-like, protein MLSAGGGSGPGGASGSGPGLGGDGDFLSRYRLVSAKLRRRFLRKPNVAEAAEQFAALARELRAQESLPYAAWCQLAVARCAQSLFHGPAEAAALAEAARLFLRQERDLRQRLGLRGGFGEHVAAAQSCGAFAARLHLERGQPALAAGPCLELAAALRDTGQPARAAAPLQRAAELLTAARLPLQALRCLAERASCLLLARDYAGALATLTRAQALAGAGLGGAAGTGAAPGGAFLDVLARCEVSRVLLLLLLQPPPAKLLPEHARTLEQYCWEAPDGGPGTGSGTGPGGGLPPAASYLPAELFLLLQSAVLACQEKDAEALKALQAELWPLLSAEQNHLLHLVLQEMLSPAGQGL, encoded by the coding sequence ATGCTGTCGGCGGGCGGCGGCTCCGGCCCCGGCGGGGCGAGCGGCTCCGGGCCGGGGCTCGGCGGCGACGGCGATTTCCTATCGCGGTACCGGCTGGTGTCGGCCAAGCTGCGGCGGCGGTTCCTGCGGAAACCGAACGTGGCGGAGGCGGCGGAGCAGTTCGCAGCGCTGGCGCGGGAGCTGCGCGCCCAGGAGAGCCTGCCCTACGCCGCCTGGTGCCAGCTGGCCGTGGCGCGCTGCGCCCAGAGCCTGTTCCACGGTCCCGCCGAGGCGGCAGCGCTGGCCGAGGCCGCGCGGCTCTTCCTGCGCCAGGAGCGGGACCTGCGGCAGCGCCTGGGGTTGCGCGGTGGCTTCGGCGAGCACGTAGCGGCGGCGCAGAGCTGCGGGGCCTTCGCCGCCCGCCTGCACCTGGAGCGGGGGCAGCCCGCGCTGGCGGCCGGGCCGTGCCTGGAGCTGGCGGCCGCGCTCCGCGACACGGGACAgcccgcccgcgccgccgcgCCCCTGCAGCGGGCGGCGGAGCTGCTGACGGCGGCGCGGTTGCCGCTGCAGGCTCTGCGCTGCCTGGCCGAGCGCGcgtcctgcctgctgctggcccgCGACTACGCCGGGGCGCTGGCCACGCTGACGCGGGCGCAGGCGctggccggggccgggctgggcggTGCGGCCGGGACCGGGGCCGCGCCCGGCGGAGCCTTCCTGGACGTGCTGGCGCGCTGCGAGGTGTCgagggtgctgctgctgcttctactGCAGCCGCCGCCCGCCAAGCTGCTGCCCGAGCACGCCCGCACGCTGGAGCAGTACTGCTGGGAGGCGCCCGACGGCGGACCGGGCACCGGGAGCGGCACCGGCCCGGGCGGGGGGCTGCCGCCGGCCGCCAGCTACCTGCCGGCcgagctgttcctgctgctgcagtcGGCGGTGCTGGCGTGCCAGGAGAAGGACGCGGAGGCGCTGAAGGCGCTGCAGGCCGAGCTGTGGCCGCTGCTGAGCGCCGAGCAGAACCATCTTCTGcacctggtgctgcaggagatgctgagcCCCGCCGGACAGGGCCTCTGA